The genomic interval gcggaagcaccgccccttcctaaccctagtatgcgctagtcacgtactttctggcggtctgtaacgagCCAATGCTAGTATCCTtagacacatgcacacaaccaCCATCAACTAATCATCCAGGATCTCTTTAATTCACAAAGATTACATCCAGTTCTATTTCTTAGATCACCCTTATTTATCATTATTTGCCCACTAAAAATAGCCTGGAATCCACACCTGGTTAAAGCTTCTATGCCAAGTGATCCTGTTGACATTAATGACAAATCCTCCCCCTTCAGGAACAAGTGGATCTATGTGCCCAACCTTCACATTAAGAAAAGTGCTGTTTGGAAATGTAACCATGTTCAGTATGTCAAATCCAGATATAATTTCCCTTTTATTATCAAAATACACTCTTTCTCCAGCAGAGTTGTTAAAGACAATACCTTGAAGAAAAGGGTGTagctatttaaaaaagaagaaagaaagaaagaaagaaagaaagaaagaaaataaatgactaATTCATATTGACTTACTTCAGTAAACATCTGTAACTTTGTGGCTGGCTACTTACTCATATATATGCAACAAATGGAATAAAtgaactgtttttattttgaGTAACCTTGGATTTTGCCAATGTAATAATAGCCATATAAGGTCTAATATGCattgcagaaaacacattttcacaAAGTTTAAACCATCAtagcttaatgctatgggattctgggatttgtagttttgtaaggcatcagagctctttgacagataaggctaaatatcttataaaactataaagccccgaattccataacattgagtcatggcagttaaagtagtctcaaactgcattaattctgcagtgtagttaaGAGATAAGGCtcttgcagcacaaaaaggataaagggaagggaggagggggggaggagaaatgtagaaaaaattttaagactgctttttattatagcataagcttttgtggataaGTAAtgagtttatatccacaaaatatcatgctaaaataaaaagcatttagtttaaaggtgctgctacattccttctccccacctccacctcccttcctcctttttatcttGGATTCTACCATTAGCtttatctactgtatatactcaactataattcgacctcatgtataagtcgaggccaggttttggaagcaaaattatggattttgatacgacccttggataacaaacaaacaaacaagcttcatttatagaccacttcataccgcctaagcagtgtctaagtggtttacaactgtaagctaatttgcccccaacaatctgggtattcattttagctaccttgaaaggatgcaagcctgagtcaagcttgagccctttttctggtcttgaacttgcacccttgtggttttgagtgagtggctgcaatataggcatttaactactgcaccaccagggctcctaagttgagggtaaaacttaggggcatgtaacaaaggatctaaatgctgaagcaaaggaaaacaatgccaaagaacctgcaaaatgatggcaggcataactgttttaactcatactaaaggcaggatggaaaagagagtagagggaggtcagtgcttctagaacagattgcactcttgccttataCCAGGGGAtcgttccctttttaataagttAAAGTCTAATGTTtacatttgacccatggataagtcgacctgggatttttgggtcaattttttgactaaaatttatagacttgtacatgagtatatacagtagtttcacTTCAAAATAGTCATCCCTCAAAAATTGGATTTCCATTGCAGGGAAAGGGGAATTTTCTGATCCCCATTTTGTAGATTGCAAGGCAAGATCAATGTATCCTTTGCACCTTTGTCTGTGACATTATTTGCAAGTAATTCAGGATGAGGGACTAGATGAGGTGGACATTTTTTTTAGTAATTATGGaaataaatgtatttcatttCTGAGCCATTACCTGCCAAGGCTGCAAATATTGAAGATCACTCTTGTTACCATCAATCATTGCTCTGCGATTCAGCCTAGATGCGTACAAGGCCTGTACAGCAAGTGCCAAAACATAGACAGCATTATAAATGCCATAGCTTAACCCAGTCATGCGCATCTCAAAAAGAGGTGGAATGAGGCTCTCCAACCTCTCCTCCCCTGTGCATGTTCCAGAAACTttgtatgaaatcctgggatctggaagGGAACAGTCAAATGcttgctcccagaattccttgaaTAAATCATCTGCTGCTGTCCAACCAGGTTTTAAGGTCTGAAGAAATGTCTGGAACTCTGGAGGCTCAGCTGAATGAATATGGAAGGAAAGAGCCCCGTTGAACATTTGCAAATTGTCATGCCGGTTAATgctttctaaaataaaatcagcCTCAGCAATTGTAATCCACACCTTTCCAATCAATGCACTGTTTGTATCTGCAAGAGCTCCTTGAGTAATATGAACATACACCCAAAGAATGGCACCAGTTTTACCATAAATGAcaaaaatcctggattttgaaaaCTTGAATATATGATACAGCTTATGGATTAAATTATTCCATCCATTTCGGTCATCAATATGTTTTTGGCTTGGAATTTGTATTGTGAAATCTGAACATATTCCGCTCTGTGAAAGCAATGCCTCCATTTTTCCCCCTCCACGGTCATCATCCATTACAAAAAGCCCCACCCATGTCCACCCAAAGTGCTTAAGCAAACTAATAATCCCATTATCCTGAAGGTCTGCGTTGGGTGCCATGTGATAAAAGGAGTGGAGTTGCACCATCTCAGCCTTTAGTAGGGAAAATGAGCCATATGCGAGCTGGAAAAATTTGGAAGAAGTATTTGAAAATACATTTCcttttacagtctgcccttcctttacgcgggggatccattccagacccccctcccatgtaaagggaattccacctatgctcgagtcccatttaaatgaatggggctggtGCACACGGCAGCATGGCAGCAAGAGCGCACCATGGGCGTGTGCCCCATTATTCCTAATGGGATGCGCTGCCTCTTCTCTCGGTGTggctttcagagtatgctgaaagccatgtaaagcaCACCCACATATTTCTCATTGATTAGAAGATAAGAAATTTAATAAAACTTTTCAAATTTGTTCAGCTGTGAGTTTCAAGAGAAAAGGTGCACTGCATTTAAGGATCTTACCTGTGGAATCTTGTAGATACTTAAGATGGTTGTCATGCGGAATGTAGTCTTAGAGTCAAGCGCCCCAATGATGGCTAATGGTTTTTTATGGCTTTGACAGACATAATTGAGAACGAAGCTATATGATTTGAAGAGGAGTTCAAAAGTGGTACGATACGTCATCTGAGCATCATTGTAGCTGTCATAGATATGGAATCCAAGGGTGACATTTGGTAAGATGCTGGGATTCTCATTGATCTCCTTTACAGCAAAAACCAAGGACAGGACATGCTGGTAGTACTTTGTCATCACCCTGTAAATAGAGTTCCACATACTTTTCTCAGAGAATTTGACATCAAAGTTGTTTTGAAGTAATACCAGTCTTTTCACTATTTTAGCTGTTTAACTGTAACTGTAAGGCAATCttgatctcaaaggaagtatatttgtgttgctaatggagtttaaattttatttcctggacttgatgACTCTGTCCTCCAGAACCTCTATGGCCAGAAGAGGCCTGCCTGgctggatatccctccataccatcttaattgAGAACAaaatcacaacaaaaacaacatcttgacaaaatctAGGCCTGTGACTTTAATATCGTCATAATTCCTTTCTATCTCATGTATGGTATTTAActgctttgcctgatgaaaatgccaatagagctttgaaagcgtgtaacatatattttgtgcattttggtgaatctaatgaaggtatcactgttctgtggattttggaagtaCTGTAAGGTTATGTGTTTATCCTAAGAGTCAAGTGAAGAACTGGAAAAGGTGTTCCTTTTGGTGGCCTGCATGCCAACCCCACCAGAACCTGGTAGTATTTTCTTTGTGTAGTAAAAAGATAATGTAATTTTTCTAAGTGCTCCTCCTCTATCTACTCTACTGTTTGCTCTCCCTCTGCTTTTTGTcccttcccatcttctttttttcccctcttcagtTTTATTCAGCCTTTGTGCAACACCCAAAGCAAAAGTAACACCAAAACCTActagttttgcacaaaaaaacttGGCTTCTTGGTATGAAAAACTTGATTTTCAAACAACAAAAACCTCCCATATGTTTTATGCCTCCCATATGTATTACGTTCCCAGAAAAAGTACAtgggtttttttgcacaaaaagcacGTTCCTTGTTCACCTCTGACCAATTTTACACAAAATGTAGTTCTGGAAGCAAGGGGGGTTTGCAT from Sceloporus undulatus isolate JIND9_A2432 ecotype Alabama chromosome 6, SceUnd_v1.1, whole genome shotgun sequence carries:
- the LOC121933886 gene encoding vomeronasal type-2 receptor 26-like, with the protein product MTKYYQHVLSLVFAVKEINENPSILPNVTLGFHIYDSYNDAQMTYRTTFELLFKSYSFVLNYVCQSHKKPLAIIGALDSKTTFRMTTILSIYKIPQLAYGSFSLLKAEMVQLHSFYHMAPNADLQDNGIISLLKHFGWTWVGLFVMDDDRGGGKMEALLSQSGICSDFTIQIPSQKHIDDRNGWNNLIHKLYHIFKFSKSRIFVIYGKTGAILWVYVHITQGALADTNSALIGKVWITIAEADFILESINRHDNLQMFNGALSFHIHSAEPPEFQTFLQTLKPGWTAADDLFKEFWEQAFDCSLPDPRISYKVSGTCTGEERLESLIPPLFEMRMTGLSYGIYNAVYVLALAVQALYASRLNRRAMIDGNKSDLQYLQPWQIPPLSVCSISCIPGYQKSKREGDKFCCYDCIPCPEGKISNQTDKGECFQCPDDQYPSRNQDHCIHKRITFLSFEETLGKIFTSVAIFLALITVLVLGIFVLHNDTLIVKANNREITYTLLVSLLFSFLSSFLFLGPAGKFTCLFRQPVSAISFTVAVSSVLAKTFTVILAFMATKPSSKMKKWVKKRVASSIVVSCSFIQVGICAIWIGTFPPFPFLDMKSVTEEIIMQCNEGSSIMFYLVLGYMGFLSIISFTVAFLARKLPDIFNEAKFITFSMLLFCSVWLSFVPTYLSTKGTGMVAVQIFAILVSSAGLLCFIFPFKCYIILLKPELNSRQQLTKRRVKHQAGHLNVLH